In the genome of Molothrus aeneus isolate 106 chromosome 5, BPBGC_Maene_1.0, whole genome shotgun sequence, one region contains:
- the SBF1 gene encoding myotubularin-related protein 5 isoform X3: protein MARLADYFVLVGYDPGKRGSGDGQGQILQRFPEKDWEDNPFPQGIELFCQPSGWQLFPERNPPTFFVAVLTDINSERHYCACFTFWEAVESPQPQSHGRNGEGEEEEEEASSLVQPAQLFAPKSLVLVSRLDHAEVFRNSLGLIYTIYVDGLSVSLENVIGNLLTCTIPITGGAQPDVEDEAVRTISLGAGDRQVIQTPINDSLPVSSCSVALLFRQLGITNVLFLFCAALTEHKILFLSSSYQRLTDACRALLALMFPLKYSFTYVPILPAQLLEVLSTPTPFIIGVHSIFQSETQELLDVVIADLDGGTVNVPECVHISLLPEPLLQQTREALSMVLDPELEVADLAFPPSTISASSLKMQDKEIRAVFLRLFAQLLQGYRWCLHIIRIHPEPVIRFHKAAFLGQRGLTEDDFLTKVLEGMAFAGFVTERGAPYRPIDLFDELVAYDVKRMKAEEGNKQKILRHIKELAEKLYKNENPYPAVTMHKVQKPTEGCHLRLHQKPFPHLDEGTVQWIIDQATAKLQTAPPAVKAEKKCMVPSGPPIAAILERNGNALANSARRLEVVRNCISYVFENKMLEAKKLFPAVLRAMKGRAARHCLTQELHLHVQQNRAVLDHQQFDFVIRMMNCCLQDCTAMDEHGIAAALLPLVTAFCRKLSPGITQFAYSCVQEHVVWTNIQFWEAMFYCDVQNHIRALYLDSAEENHTEQESAEEPQEAKSALEIASEQLRLWPTMSREKQQELIQKEESTVFSQAIHYANRMSYLLLPLDTSKNRLLRSSGLGDVESVSNSFVTNSIAGSVAESYDTESGFEDAESSDVANSVVRFINRFVDKVCTESGVTNEHLKGLHVMIPDIVQMHIETLDAVHRESKRLPPIQKPKLLRPNLLLGEECVMEGLRVYLMPDGREEGAGGSIGGPPLLPAEGAVFLTTYRIIFKGTPTDPLVGEQVVIRSFPIASLTKEKKISIQAQADQFIQEGLQLRSCTFQLLKIAFDEEVASDSAEIFRKHLHKLRYPQHVRGTFAFTVGQSPKQAMQPKAKEKNPSLRTLSKNLVKNAKRTIGRQYVTRKKYTPPAWEQRGSQHFPEDNEDEISVSEELDRSTLTPSSTMRPSEKMTMTHVVERACCRDYQRLGLGTLSSSLTRSKNEPFRISTVNRMYAICRSYPGLLIVPQSIQDNTIQRISRCYRQSRFPVVCWRNSRTKAVLLRSGGLHGKGVVGLFKSQNAPTPGPSQADSTSLEQEKYLQAVINSMPHYSDAGGRNTLSGFTSAHMSSAGKWGSIRASGRMSSYALNVEIGSRLAGKDLLGTQHNGTPAEPSFLRQHRASLYIIGDKSQLKGVKPDPLQHWEVVPIEVFDVRQVKASFKKLMKACVPGCPSSDPSVAYLRSLEDSEWLSQIHKILQISVLVVELLDTGSSVLVSLEDGWDITTQVVSLVQLLSDPYYRTLEGFRLLVEKEWLSFGHRFSHRGAQTLAGQSSGFAPIFLQFLDCVHQIHLQFPMEFEFSQYYLKFLSYHYISNRFRTFLLDSDYERIELGLLYEEKGERKGQQFSKSIWDYIDRLNKKAPIFFNYLYAPEDGEVLRPYSNISNLKVWDYYTEETLSEGPPYDWELAQGQPEPAEEPDRQDTAAPQSKRRIIWPCYDNRSRVEPDAISKLLEELQNLEMELGQVPERWKDTWDKVKASQRTEGRQEGNRTPSSLLMSSGLSHHRRSLGVYLQESGVGSTLNLSLDSDTSSTSTPSSGKPGGRRSTSTLYSQFQMSESENRSYEGSLYKKGAFMKPWKSRWFVLDKTKHQLRYYDSRMDTECKGVIDLAEVESITPGTPTMGAPKTVDEKAFFDLKTTKRVYNFCAQDVQLAQQWIDRIQSCLSDA, encoded by the exons TTCTGCCAGCCCAGCGGGTGGCAGCTCTTCCCCGAGAGGAACCCCCCCACCTTCTTCGTGGCCGTGCTCACCGACATCAACTCGGAGCGGCACTACTGCGCCTGCTTCACCTTCTGGGAGGCCGTGGAGAGCCCGCAG CCCCAGAGCCATGGCAGGAACGGTgagggcgaggaggaggaggaggaggcctcGTCCCTGGTGCAGCCTGCCCAGCTGTTCGCGCCCAAGAGCCTGGTGCTGGTGTCGCGGCTGGACCACGCCGAGGTGTTCCGG AACAGCCTGGGGCTGATCTACACCATCTACGTGGACGGGCTGAGCGTGTCCCTGGAGAACGTCATTGGGAACCTGCTGACCTGCACCATCCCCATCACGGGGGGAGCACAG CCTGACGTGGAGGACGAAGCTGTG AGGACGATCTCTCTGGGAGCGGGGGACAGGCAGGTCATCCAGACCCCCATCAATGACTCGCTGcctgtcagcagctgcagcgTGGCCCTGCTCTTCCGCCAGCTCG gcatCACCAACGTGCTGTTCCTGTTCTGCGCGGCGCTGACCGAGCACAAGATCCTGTTCCTCTCCAGCAGCTACCAGAGGCTGACAGACGCCTGCCGGGCCCTCCTGGCTCTCATGTTCCCCCTCAAGTACAG TTTCACCTACGTGCCCATCCTGCCCgcccagctcctggaggtgcTGAGCACCCCCACCCCCTTCATCATCGGCGTCCACTCCATCTTCCAGTCGGAGACCCAGGAGCTG ctggaCGTGGTGATCGCGGACCTGGACGGCGGCACCGTGAATGTCCCGGAGTGCGTGCACATCTCCCTGCTCCCCgagcccctgctccagcagacaCGGGAAGCCCTGTCCATG GTCCTGGACCCAGAGCTGGAGGTGGCCGACCTCGCCTTCCCCCCTTCCACCATTTCCGCCTCTTCCCTCAAGATGCAG GACAAGGAGATCCGGGCCGTGTTCCTGCGCCTgtttgctcagctgctgcagggctacCGCTGGTGCCTGCACATCATCCGCATCCACCCCGAGCCCGTCATCCGCTTCCACAAG GCGGCGTTCCTGGGCCAGCGGGGGCTCACGGAGGACGATTTCCTCACCAAGGTGCTGGAGGGGATGGCCTTCGCTGGCTTTGTCACCGAGCGCGGGGCTCCCTACCGCCCCATCGACCTCTTCGACGAG CTTGTGGCCTACGACGTGAAGCGCATGAAGGCGGAAGAGGGGAACAAGCAGAAAATCCTGAGGCACATCAAGGAGCTGGCAGAGAAACTCTACAAAAAT GAGAACCCGTACCCTGCCGTGACCATGCACAAGGTGCAGAAGCCCACGGAGGGCTGCCACCTGCGCCTGCACcagaagcccttcccacacctGGACGAGGGCACCGTGCAGTGGATCATCGACCAGGCCACGGCCAAGCTGCAGACAGCCCCGCCCGCCGTCAAGGCTGAGAAAAAGTGCATGGTGCCCTCGGGACCCCCCATCG CTGCCATCCTGGAGCGCAACGGGAACGCCCTGGCCAACAGCGCCCGGCGCCTGGAGGTGGTCAGGAACTGCATCTCCTACGTCTTCGAGAACAAGATGCTGGAGGCCAAAAAG CTGTTCCCGGCCGTGCTGCGCGCCATGAAGGGCCGGGCCGCCCGGCACTGCCTGACCCAGGAGCTGCACCTGCACGTGCAGCAGAACCGCGCCGTGCTGGACCACCAGCAGTTCGACTTCGTCATCCGCATGATGAACTGCTGCCTCCAG gacTGCACGGCCATGGACGAGCACGGCATCGCTGCCGCCCTGCTGCCGCTGGTCACTGCCTTCTGCAGG AAACTGAGCCCTGGCATCACCCAGTTTGCCTACAGCTGCGTGCAGGAGCACGTGGTGTGGACCAACATCCAGTTCTGGGAGGCCATGTTCTACTGTGACGTCCAGAACCACATCCGGGCCCTCTACCTGGACAGTGCCGAGGAGAACCACACAGAGCAG gagagCGCGGAGGAGCCGCAGGAGGCCAAGTCGGCGCTGGAGATCGCGTCGGAGCAGCTGCGGCTGTGGCCCACCATGAGCCGGGAGAAGCAGCAAGAGCTGATCCAGAAGGAGGAGAGCACGGTGTTCAGCCAGGCCATCCACTACGCCAACAGGATGAGctacctgctgctgcccctggacaCCAGCAAGAACCGCCTGCTGCGCAGCTCCGGCCTGGGCGACGTGGAGAGCGTCAGCAACAGCTTCGTCACCAACag CATCGCGGGCAGCGTGGCCGAGAGCTACGACACTGAGAGTGGCTTCGAGGACGCCGAGAGCTCAGACGTGGCCAACTCCGTGGTGAGGTTCATCAACCGCTTCGTGGACAAGGTGTGCACCGAGAGCGGCGTCACCAACGAGCACCTCAAGGGGCTGCACGTCATGATCCCGG ACATCGTGCAGATGCACATTGAGACCCTGGACGCCGTGCACAGGGAGAGCAAGAGGCTTCCTCCCATCCAGAAG CCAAAGCTGCTGCGGCCCaacctgctgctgggggaggagtgTGTGATGGAGGGGCTCCGCGTGTACCTGATGCCGGACGGGCGCGAGGAGGGGGCCGGGGGCAGCATCGGGGGGCCCCCCCTGCTCCCCGCAGAGGGAGCCGTGTTCCTCACCACCTACAGGATCATCTTCAAGGGAACCCCCACCGACCCCCTGG TGGGGGAGCAGGTGGTGATCCGGTCCTTCCCCATCGCCTCGCTGACCAAAGAGAAGAAGATCAGTATCCAGGCTCAGGCGGATCAGTTCATCCAGGAGGGATTGCAGCTGCGCTCCTGCACATTCCAG ctgctgaaGATTGCCTTTGACGAGGAGGTGGCCTCGGACAGCGCCGAGATCTTCCGGAAGCACCTGCACAAGCTGCGCTACCCCCAGCACGTGCGCGGCACCTTCGCCTTCACCGTGGGCCAGTCCCCCAAGCAGGCCATGCAGCCCAAGGCCAAGGAGAAGAACCCCTCACTCAG GACGCTGTCCAAGAACCTGGTGAAGAACGCCAAGAGGACGATCGGCCGGCAGTACGTGACCCGCAAGAAGTACACGcctccagcctgggagcagcggGGCAGCCAGCACTTTCCCGAGGACAACGAGGACGAGATCTCAG TGTCCGAGGAGCTGGACAGGAGCACCCTGACGCCCAGCAGCACCATGAGGCCGTCGGAGAAGATGACCATGACGCACGTGGTGGAGCGCGCCTGCTGCCGGGACTACCAGCGCCTGGGGCTGGGCACgctgagcagcagcctgacCCGCTCCAAGAACGAGCCCTTCCGCATCTCCACCGTCAACCGCATGTACGCCATCTGCCGCAG CTACCCCGGGCTGCTGATCGTGCCACAGAGCATCCAGGACAACACCATCCAGCGGATCTCGCGCTGCTACCGCCAGAGCCGCTTCCCCGTGGTGTGCTGGAGGAACTCCCGCACCAAGGCCGTGCTCCTGCGCTCCGGGGGCCTCCACGGCAAGGGCGTCGTCGGCCTCTTCAAGTCCCAGAACGCCCCGACCCCAG gcCCCTCGCAGGCGGACTCCAcgagcctggagcaggagaagtACCTGCAGGCCGTCATCAATTCCATGCCCCACTACTCGGACGCCGGTGGGCGCAACACCCTCAGCGGCTTCACCTCGGCTCACATGAGCAGTGCAG GGAAGTGGGGCAGCATCCGGGCCAGCGGCCGCATGAGCAGCTACGCCCTGAACGTGGAGATCGGGTCCCGCCTGGCGGGGAAGgacctgctggggacacagcacaacGGGACCCCCGCCGAGCCCTCCTTCCTGCGGCAGCACCGCGCCTCGCTCTACATCATCGGGGACAAGTCCCAGCTGAAG GGTGTGAAGCCGGACCcgctgcagcactgggaggtgGTGCCCATCGAGGTGTTCGACGTGCGCCAGGTCAAGGCCAGCTTCAAGAAGCTGATGAAGGCCTGCGTGCCCGGCTGCCCCTCCAGCGACCCCAGCGTGGCCTACCTGCGCTCTCTGGAGGACTCGGAGTGGCTGTCCCAG atcCACAAGATCCTGCAGATCTCGGTGCTggtggtggagctgctggacacGGGCTCGTCCGTGCTGGTCAGTCTGGAGGACGGCTGGGACATCACCACCCAG GTGGTGTCCCTGGTGCAGCTCCTGTCCGACCCCTACTACCGGACGCTGGAGGGCTTCCGGCTGCTGGTGGAGAAGGAGTGGCTGTCCTTCGGCCACCGCTTCAGCCACCGCGGCGCCCAGaccctggcggggcagagcagCGGCTTCGCCCCCATCTTCCTCCAGTTCCTGGACTGTGTGCACCAG ATCCACCTGCAGTTCCCCATGGAGTTCGAGTTCAGCCAGTACTACCTGAAGTTCCTCAGCTACCACTACATTTCCAACCGCTTCCGGACATTCCTGCTCGACTCGGACTACGAGCGCATCGAGCTGG ggCTCCTGTACGAGGAGAAGGGCGAGCGGAAGGGCCAGCAGTTCTCCAAATCCATCTGGGATTACATCGACCGCCTCAACAAGAAAGCTCCCATCTTCTTCAACTACCTGTACGCACCTGAGGACGGGGAG GTGCTGAGGCCGTACAGCAACATCTCCAACCTGAAGGTGTGGGATTATTACACGGAGGAGACGCTGTCCGAGGGCCCCCCGTATGACTGGGAGCTGGCGCAGGGGCAGCCGGAGCCGGCGGAGGAGCCGGATCGCCAGGACACGGCGGCCCCGCAGAGCAAGCGCCGCATCATCTGGCCCTGCTACGACAACCGCAGCCGCGTGGAGCCCGACGCCATCTCCAAACTGCTCGAG GAGTTGCAAAACCtggagatggagctggggcaggtccCGGAGCGCTGGAAGGACACGTGGGACAAGGTGAAAGCGTCCCAGCGCACGGAGGGGCGGCAGGAGGGCAACAGG acccccagctccctgctgatgTCATCGGGGCTGTCCCACCACCGGCGCTCGCTGGGCGTGTACCTGCAGGAGAGTGGGGTGGGCTCCACGCTCAACCTCAGCCTGGACAGCgacaccagcagcacctccaccCCATCCAGCGGGAAGCCAGGCGGCCGCCGCAGCACCTCCACCCTCTACAGCCAGTTCCAGATGTCCGAGAGCGAGAACAG atcCTATGAGGGGTCTCTGTACAAGAAAGGCGCCTTCATGAAACCCTGGAAGTCTCGGTGGTTTGTGCTGGATAAAACCAAACATCAG CTGCGGTACTACGACAGCCGGATGGACACGGAGTGCAAGGGCGTCATTGACCTGGCCGAGGTGGAGTCCAtcaccccagggacccccaccATGGGGGCCCCCAAGACGGTGGATGAGAAAGCTTTCTTCGAC CTGAAGACGACGAAAAGAGTTTACAATTTCTGCGCCCAGGACGTGCAGCTGGCCCAGCAGTGGATCGACCGcatccagagctgcctgtcGGACGCGTGA
- the SBF1 gene encoding myotubularin-related protein 5 isoform X1, with protein MARLADYFVLVGYDPGKRGSGDGQGQILQRFPEKDWEDNPFPQGIELFCQPSGWQLFPERNPPTFFVAVLTDINSERHYCACFTFWEAVESPQPQSHGRNGEGEEEEEEASSLVQPAQLFAPKSLVLVSRLDHAEVFRNSLGLIYTIYVDGLSVSLENVIGNLLTCTIPITGGAQPDVEDEAVRTISLGAGDRQVIQTPINDSLPVSSCSVALLFRQLGITNVLFLFCAALTEHKILFLSSSYQRLTDACRALLALMFPLKYSFTYVPILPAQLLEVLSTPTPFIIGVHSIFQSETQELLDVVIADLDGGTVNVPECVHISLLPEPLLQQTREALSMVLDPELEVADLAFPPSTISASSLKMQDKEIRAVFLRLFAQLLQGYRWCLHIIRIHPEPVIRFHKAAFLGQRGLTEDDFLTKVLEGMAFAGFVTERGAPYRPIDLFDELVAYDVKRMKAEEGNKQKILRHIKELAEKLYKNENPYPAVTMHKVQKPTEGCHLRLHQKPFPHLDEGTVQWIIDQATAKLQTAPPAVKAEKKCMVPSGPPIAAILERNGNALANSARRLEVVRNCISYVFENKMLEAKKLFPAVLRAMKGRAARHCLTQELHLHVQQNRAVLDHQQFDFVIRMMNCCLQDCTAMDEHGIAAALLPLVTAFCRKLSPGITQFAYSCVQEHVVWTNIQFWEAMFYCDVQNHIRALYLDSAEENHTEQESAEEPQEAKSALEIASEQLRLWPTMSREKQQELIQKEESTVFSQAIHYANRMSYLLLPLDTSKNRLLRSSGLGDVESVSNSFVTNSIAGSVAESYDTESGFEDAESSDVANSVVRFINRFVDKVCTESGVTNEHLKGLHVMIPDIVQMHIETLDAVHRESKRLPPIQKPKLLRPNLLLGEECVMEGLRVYLMPDGREEGAGGSIGGPPLLPAEGAVFLTTYRIIFKGTPTDPLVGEQVVIRSFPIASLTKEKKISIQAQADQFIQEGLQLRSCTFQLLKIAFDEEVASDSAEIFRKHLHKLRYPQHVRGTFAFTVGQSPKQAMQPKAKEKNPSLRTLSKNLVKNAKRTIGRQYVTRKKYTPPAWEQRGSQHFPEDNEDEISVSEELDRSTLTPSSTMRPSEKMTMTHVVERACCRDYQRLGLGTLSSSLTRSKNEPFRISTVNRMYAICRSYPGLLIVPQSIQDNTIQRISRCYRQSRFPVVCWRNSRTKAVLLRSGGLHGKGVVGLFKSQNAPTPGPSQADSTSLEQEKYLQAVINSMPHYSDAGGRNTLSGFTSAHMSSADFSDKRQQPKLGSLMKQVMGGKDEGPGTLSRGGLGHRARVITLSTPKCASPKGRETPRGKWGSIRASGRMSSYALNVEIGSRLAGKDLLGTQHNGTPAEPSFLRQHRASLYIIGDKSQLKGVKPDPLQHWEVVPIEVFDVRQVKASFKKLMKACVPGCPSSDPSVAYLRSLEDSEWLSQIHKILQISVLVVELLDTGSSVLVSLEDGWDITTQVVSLVQLLSDPYYRTLEGFRLLVEKEWLSFGHRFSHRGAQTLAGQSSGFAPIFLQFLDCVHQIHLQFPMEFEFSQYYLKFLSYHYISNRFRTFLLDSDYERIELGLLYEEKGERKGQQFSKSIWDYIDRLNKKAPIFFNYLYAPEDGEVLRPYSNISNLKVWDYYTEETLSEGPPYDWELAQGQPEPAEEPDRQDTAAPQSKRRIIWPCYDNRSRVEPDAISKLLEELQNLEMELGQVPERWKDTWDKVKASQRTEGRQEGNRTPSSLLMSSGLSHHRRSLGVYLQESGVGSTLNLSLDSDTSSTSTPSSGKPGGRRSTSTLYSQFQMSESENRSYEGSLYKKGAFMKPWKSRWFVLDKTKHQLRYYDSRMDTECKGVIDLAEVESITPGTPTMGAPKTVDEKAFFDLKTTKRVYNFCAQDVQLAQQWIDRIQSCLSDA; from the exons TTCTGCCAGCCCAGCGGGTGGCAGCTCTTCCCCGAGAGGAACCCCCCCACCTTCTTCGTGGCCGTGCTCACCGACATCAACTCGGAGCGGCACTACTGCGCCTGCTTCACCTTCTGGGAGGCCGTGGAGAGCCCGCAG CCCCAGAGCCATGGCAGGAACGGTgagggcgaggaggaggaggaggaggcctcGTCCCTGGTGCAGCCTGCCCAGCTGTTCGCGCCCAAGAGCCTGGTGCTGGTGTCGCGGCTGGACCACGCCGAGGTGTTCCGG AACAGCCTGGGGCTGATCTACACCATCTACGTGGACGGGCTGAGCGTGTCCCTGGAGAACGTCATTGGGAACCTGCTGACCTGCACCATCCCCATCACGGGGGGAGCACAG CCTGACGTGGAGGACGAAGCTGTG AGGACGATCTCTCTGGGAGCGGGGGACAGGCAGGTCATCCAGACCCCCATCAATGACTCGCTGcctgtcagcagctgcagcgTGGCCCTGCTCTTCCGCCAGCTCG gcatCACCAACGTGCTGTTCCTGTTCTGCGCGGCGCTGACCGAGCACAAGATCCTGTTCCTCTCCAGCAGCTACCAGAGGCTGACAGACGCCTGCCGGGCCCTCCTGGCTCTCATGTTCCCCCTCAAGTACAG TTTCACCTACGTGCCCATCCTGCCCgcccagctcctggaggtgcTGAGCACCCCCACCCCCTTCATCATCGGCGTCCACTCCATCTTCCAGTCGGAGACCCAGGAGCTG ctggaCGTGGTGATCGCGGACCTGGACGGCGGCACCGTGAATGTCCCGGAGTGCGTGCACATCTCCCTGCTCCCCgagcccctgctccagcagacaCGGGAAGCCCTGTCCATG GTCCTGGACCCAGAGCTGGAGGTGGCCGACCTCGCCTTCCCCCCTTCCACCATTTCCGCCTCTTCCCTCAAGATGCAG GACAAGGAGATCCGGGCCGTGTTCCTGCGCCTgtttgctcagctgctgcagggctacCGCTGGTGCCTGCACATCATCCGCATCCACCCCGAGCCCGTCATCCGCTTCCACAAG GCGGCGTTCCTGGGCCAGCGGGGGCTCACGGAGGACGATTTCCTCACCAAGGTGCTGGAGGGGATGGCCTTCGCTGGCTTTGTCACCGAGCGCGGGGCTCCCTACCGCCCCATCGACCTCTTCGACGAG CTTGTGGCCTACGACGTGAAGCGCATGAAGGCGGAAGAGGGGAACAAGCAGAAAATCCTGAGGCACATCAAGGAGCTGGCAGAGAAACTCTACAAAAAT GAGAACCCGTACCCTGCCGTGACCATGCACAAGGTGCAGAAGCCCACGGAGGGCTGCCACCTGCGCCTGCACcagaagcccttcccacacctGGACGAGGGCACCGTGCAGTGGATCATCGACCAGGCCACGGCCAAGCTGCAGACAGCCCCGCCCGCCGTCAAGGCTGAGAAAAAGTGCATGGTGCCCTCGGGACCCCCCATCG CTGCCATCCTGGAGCGCAACGGGAACGCCCTGGCCAACAGCGCCCGGCGCCTGGAGGTGGTCAGGAACTGCATCTCCTACGTCTTCGAGAACAAGATGCTGGAGGCCAAAAAG CTGTTCCCGGCCGTGCTGCGCGCCATGAAGGGCCGGGCCGCCCGGCACTGCCTGACCCAGGAGCTGCACCTGCACGTGCAGCAGAACCGCGCCGTGCTGGACCACCAGCAGTTCGACTTCGTCATCCGCATGATGAACTGCTGCCTCCAG gacTGCACGGCCATGGACGAGCACGGCATCGCTGCCGCCCTGCTGCCGCTGGTCACTGCCTTCTGCAGG AAACTGAGCCCTGGCATCACCCAGTTTGCCTACAGCTGCGTGCAGGAGCACGTGGTGTGGACCAACATCCAGTTCTGGGAGGCCATGTTCTACTGTGACGTCCAGAACCACATCCGGGCCCTCTACCTGGACAGTGCCGAGGAGAACCACACAGAGCAG gagagCGCGGAGGAGCCGCAGGAGGCCAAGTCGGCGCTGGAGATCGCGTCGGAGCAGCTGCGGCTGTGGCCCACCATGAGCCGGGAGAAGCAGCAAGAGCTGATCCAGAAGGAGGAGAGCACGGTGTTCAGCCAGGCCATCCACTACGCCAACAGGATGAGctacctgctgctgcccctggacaCCAGCAAGAACCGCCTGCTGCGCAGCTCCGGCCTGGGCGACGTGGAGAGCGTCAGCAACAGCTTCGTCACCAACag CATCGCGGGCAGCGTGGCCGAGAGCTACGACACTGAGAGTGGCTTCGAGGACGCCGAGAGCTCAGACGTGGCCAACTCCGTGGTGAGGTTCATCAACCGCTTCGTGGACAAGGTGTGCACCGAGAGCGGCGTCACCAACGAGCACCTCAAGGGGCTGCACGTCATGATCCCGG ACATCGTGCAGATGCACATTGAGACCCTGGACGCCGTGCACAGGGAGAGCAAGAGGCTTCCTCCCATCCAGAAG CCAAAGCTGCTGCGGCCCaacctgctgctgggggaggagtgTGTGATGGAGGGGCTCCGCGTGTACCTGATGCCGGACGGGCGCGAGGAGGGGGCCGGGGGCAGCATCGGGGGGCCCCCCCTGCTCCCCGCAGAGGGAGCCGTGTTCCTCACCACCTACAGGATCATCTTCAAGGGAACCCCCACCGACCCCCTGG TGGGGGAGCAGGTGGTGATCCGGTCCTTCCCCATCGCCTCGCTGACCAAAGAGAAGAAGATCAGTATCCAGGCTCAGGCGGATCAGTTCATCCAGGAGGGATTGCAGCTGCGCTCCTGCACATTCCAG ctgctgaaGATTGCCTTTGACGAGGAGGTGGCCTCGGACAGCGCCGAGATCTTCCGGAAGCACCTGCACAAGCTGCGCTACCCCCAGCACGTGCGCGGCACCTTCGCCTTCACCGTGGGCCAGTCCCCCAAGCAGGCCATGCAGCCCAAGGCCAAGGAGAAGAACCCCTCACTCAG GACGCTGTCCAAGAACCTGGTGAAGAACGCCAAGAGGACGATCGGCCGGCAGTACGTGACCCGCAAGAAGTACACGcctccagcctgggagcagcggGGCAGCCAGCACTTTCCCGAGGACAACGAGGACGAGATCTCAG TGTCCGAGGAGCTGGACAGGAGCACCCTGACGCCCAGCAGCACCATGAGGCCGTCGGAGAAGATGACCATGACGCACGTGGTGGAGCGCGCCTGCTGCCGGGACTACCAGCGCCTGGGGCTGGGCACgctgagcagcagcctgacCCGCTCCAAGAACGAGCCCTTCCGCATCTCCACCGTCAACCGCATGTACGCCATCTGCCGCAG CTACCCCGGGCTGCTGATCGTGCCACAGAGCATCCAGGACAACACCATCCAGCGGATCTCGCGCTGCTACCGCCAGAGCCGCTTCCCCGTGGTGTGCTGGAGGAACTCCCGCACCAAGGCCGTGCTCCTGCGCTCCGGGGGCCTCCACGGCAAGGGCGTCGTCGGCCTCTTCAAGTCCCAGAACGCCCCGACCCCAG gcCCCTCGCAGGCGGACTCCAcgagcctggagcaggagaagtACCTGCAGGCCGTCATCAATTCCATGCCCCACTACTCGGACGCCGGTGGGCGCAACACCCTCAGCGGCTTCACCTCGGCTCACATGAGCAGTGCAG ATTTCTCCGACAAGAGGCAGCAGCCTAAGCTGGGATCGCTCATGAAGCAGGTGATGGGAGGGAAGGACGAAGGGCCTGGGACTTTGAGCCGCGGAG ggctgggtcaCAGAGCCAGGGTCATCACCCTGTCCACCCCCAAGTGCGCGTCGCCGAAGGGCCGCGAGACGCCCCGAG GGAAGTGGGGCAGCATCCGGGCCAGCGGCCGCATGAGCAGCTACGCCCTGAACGTGGAGATCGGGTCCCGCCTGGCGGGGAAGgacctgctggggacacagcacaacGGGACCCCCGCCGAGCCCTCCTTCCTGCGGCAGCACCGCGCCTCGCTCTACATCATCGGGGACAAGTCCCAGCTGAAG GGTGTGAAGCCGGACCcgctgcagcactgggaggtgGTGCCCATCGAGGTGTTCGACGTGCGCCAGGTCAAGGCCAGCTTCAAGAAGCTGATGAAGGCCTGCGTGCCCGGCTGCCCCTCCAGCGACCCCAGCGTGGCCTACCTGCGCTCTCTGGAGGACTCGGAGTGGCTGTCCCAG atcCACAAGATCCTGCAGATCTCGGTGCTggtggtggagctgctggacacGGGCTCGTCCGTGCTGGTCAGTCTGGAGGACGGCTGGGACATCACCACCCAG GTGGTGTCCCTGGTGCAGCTCCTGTCCGACCCCTACTACCGGACGCTGGAGGGCTTCCGGCTGCTGGTGGAGAAGGAGTGGCTGTCCTTCGGCCACCGCTTCAGCCACCGCGGCGCCCAGaccctggcggggcagagcagCGGCTTCGCCCCCATCTTCCTCCAGTTCCTGGACTGTGTGCACCAG ATCCACCTGCAGTTCCCCATGGAGTTCGAGTTCAGCCAGTACTACCTGAAGTTCCTCAGCTACCACTACATTTCCAACCGCTTCCGGACATTCCTGCTCGACTCGGACTACGAGCGCATCGAGCTGG ggCTCCTGTACGAGGAGAAGGGCGAGCGGAAGGGCCAGCAGTTCTCCAAATCCATCTGGGATTACATCGACCGCCTCAACAAGAAAGCTCCCATCTTCTTCAACTACCTGTACGCACCTGAGGACGGGGAG GTGCTGAGGCCGTACAGCAACATCTCCAACCTGAAGGTGTGGGATTATTACACGGAGGAGACGCTGTCCGAGGGCCCCCCGTATGACTGGGAGCTGGCGCAGGGGCAGCCGGAGCCGGCGGAGGAGCCGGATCGCCAGGACACGGCGGCCCCGCAGAGCAAGCGCCGCATCATCTGGCCCTGCTACGACAACCGCAGCCGCGTGGAGCCCGACGCCATCTCCAAACTGCTCGAG GAGTTGCAAAACCtggagatggagctggggcaggtccCGGAGCGCTGGAAGGACACGTGGGACAAGGTGAAAGCGTCCCAGCGCACGGAGGGGCGGCAGGAGGGCAACAGG acccccagctccctgctgatgTCATCGGGGCTGTCCCACCACCGGCGCTCGCTGGGCGTGTACCTGCAGGAGAGTGGGGTGGGCTCCACGCTCAACCTCAGCCTGGACAGCgacaccagcagcacctccaccCCATCCAGCGGGAAGCCAGGCGGCCGCCGCAGCACCTCCACCCTCTACAGCCAGTTCCAGATGTCCGAGAGCGAGAACAG atcCTATGAGGGGTCTCTGTACAAGAAAGGCGCCTTCATGAAACCCTGGAAGTCTCGGTGGTTTGTGCTGGATAAAACCAAACATCAG CTGCGGTACTACGACAGCCGGATGGACACGGAGTGCAAGGGCGTCATTGACCTGGCCGAGGTGGAGTCCAtcaccccagggacccccaccATGGGGGCCCCCAAGACGGTGGATGAGAAAGCTTTCTTCGAC CTGAAGACGACGAAAAGAGTTTACAATTTCTGCGCCCAGGACGTGCAGCTGGCCCAGCAGTGGATCGACCGcatccagagctgcctgtcGGACGCGTGA